In one Streptomyces sp. NBC_01241 genomic region, the following are encoded:
- a CDS encoding M20 family metallo-hydrolase: protein MSNPATSSTAPTAHDVTLLEDFATLSAFGATPGGGVDRQAATPADAEQRAWLHRWLTARGAEVRYDGVGNQFGLFTVTPGAPYVLTGSHLDSQPLGGRYDGAYGVLASAHAAHRAVERYGVSDAAPKYNVAVVNWFNEEGSRFKPSMMGSSVFTGKLPVRTALTTTDPAGITVEAALREIGTIGDYAGPDVAAYAEIHIEQGRDLENKGITIGLVDATWAARKYQVVVRGEQSHTGSAIMADRRDALFGASLLVVAVRELAEQSMDIPLHTSVSEMTIEPNSPVVVAREVRMHVDLRSPDEAFLDSAAKKLAESIPGIEERASVTIEQVQTHGWGVAPFPAAGVELAAQAADELGLSHQTMMTIAGHDSVNMKDVAPSIMLFVPSIEGISHNEGEFTNDQDISAGTDLLTEVVRRLMSGALDGAR, encoded by the coding sequence ATGAGCAACCCCGCCACCTCTTCCACGGCTCCGACCGCACACGACGTCACCCTGCTGGAGGACTTCGCGACTCTCTCGGCGTTCGGTGCCACACCCGGCGGTGGGGTCGACCGACAGGCTGCCACCCCCGCCGACGCAGAACAGCGTGCCTGGCTCCACCGGTGGCTCACCGCCCGCGGCGCCGAAGTGCGCTACGACGGTGTCGGCAACCAGTTCGGTCTCTTCACCGTCACACCCGGAGCCCCGTACGTCCTCACCGGCTCACACCTGGACAGCCAGCCGCTCGGTGGTCGCTACGACGGTGCGTACGGCGTCCTGGCCTCGGCCCACGCCGCGCACCGGGCCGTGGAACGGTACGGCGTCTCGGACGCCGCACCGAAGTACAACGTGGCCGTGGTCAACTGGTTCAACGAGGAAGGATCCCGGTTCAAGCCGAGCATGATGGGGAGCTCGGTGTTCACGGGGAAGCTGCCGGTCCGGACCGCCCTCACGACGACCGATCCTGCGGGCATCACGGTCGAAGCCGCTCTCCGCGAGATCGGAACGATCGGCGACTACGCCGGGCCGGACGTGGCAGCGTACGCCGAGATCCACATCGAGCAGGGCCGCGACCTGGAGAACAAGGGGATCACGATCGGCCTGGTGGATGCCACCTGGGCGGCACGCAAGTACCAGGTCGTGGTTCGCGGCGAGCAGTCGCATACCGGATCGGCGATCATGGCGGACCGACGCGACGCCCTGTTCGGTGCCTCACTCCTCGTCGTGGCGGTGCGCGAACTGGCCGAGCAGAGCATGGACATCCCGTTGCACACCTCGGTGAGCGAGATGACCATCGAGCCCAATTCTCCCGTGGTGGTCGCGCGCGAGGTGCGCATGCACGTCGATCTGCGTTCGCCCGACGAAGCGTTTCTCGACTCGGCGGCCAAGAAGCTGGCCGAGTCGATCCCCGGCATCGAGGAACGTGCGTCGGTCACCATCGAGCAGGTTCAGACACACGGTTGGGGCGTGGCGCCGTTCCCGGCGGCCGGGGTCGAGCTCGCAGCACAAGCGGCCGACGAACTGGGGCTCAGCCACCAGACCATGATGACCATCGCGGGACACGACTCGGTGAACATGAAGGATGTCGCGCCCTCGATCATGCTGTTCGTGCCCAGCATCGAGGGAATCTCCCACAACGAGGGCGAGTTCACGAACGACCAGGACATCAGCGCGGGCACCGATCTGCTGACCGAGGTGGTCCGCCGGCTCATGTCGGGTGCTCTGGACGGCGCACGGTGA